The Cydia splendana chromosome Z, ilCydSple1.2, whole genome shotgun sequence genome window below encodes:
- the LOC134805351 gene encoding putative fatty acyl-CoA reductase CG5065 codes for MESKPSVREFYKGRNILVTGGSGFMGKVLIEKLLYTIPDIGNVYILIRSKRGKSIKQRWEDMQRSPVFERIKNEKKSALKKIVPIQGDVLYEDLGVSSKDMDTMSEEVSVVFHFAATLRLESPLKDSVAMNTAGTLRALNVARKFKKLDMFVHLSTAFCYPDYRVLEEKFHSPTADPHDIMRLCDFLDEKQLALLTPTLLNYHPNTYTYTKRLAESLVMDEYPELPCVIARPTIVCPSLKDPIPGWVDSLNGPVGVMLGAGKGVIRTMLCDGSLNAQVIPVDIAINGLIAIVMIEVMKKTKSEHIPIYNLNGGHLKPTTWGEVLNIGKKYAREYPLAWPLWYPNGDITTNYFLHETKRILFHLGPAYLIDFLLLITGQKRFMIRIQDRISQGLEVLQYFTTREWFFPCPNYDAIHTNLSDEDNKLFLTYVDNIDREDYMINAVEGGRQFCLKEDFTKIKYNRMYHNFLFVLDILLKIVFWCFVLSFFAAWFEPVRYVFSLGEPVVKHLPFLGPLVKSD; via the exons ATGGAGTCCAAGCCGTCAGTTAGAGAATTCTACAAGGGCAGGAACATCCTGGTGACCGGCGGGTCTGGCTTCATGGGCAAGGTGCTCATTGAAAAGCTGCTGTACACCATCCCCGATATcggaaatgtatacatattaatcAGGTCGAAAAGGGGCAAATCTATCAAACAGCGCTGGGAGGACATGCAACGGTctccg GTTTTCGAGAGAAtaaaaaatgagaaaaaaaGTGCTCTCAAGAAAATTGTACCAATCCAAGGCGATGTCCTCTACGAGGACTTAGGTGTCTCCAGCAAGGATATGGATACCATGTCCGAAGAGGTGTCGGTGGTGTTCCATTTCGCCGCGACGTTGAGGTTGGAGTCGCCGCTGAAGGACAGTGTGGCCATGAACACGGCGGGCACCCTGCGCGCCCTGAATGTTGCCAGGAAGTTTAAGAAGCTGGATATGTTTGTGCACTTATCGACAGCTTTTTGCTATCCTGATTATAGAGTATTGGAAGAAAAG TTCCATTCTCCAACCGCGGACCCCCACGACATCATGCGCCTGTGCGACTTCTTGGATGAGAAACAACTGGCTCTGCTGACGCCGACCCTGCTTAACTATCATCCGAACACATACACCTACACCAAACGACTCGCCGAGAGTTTGGTCATGGACGAGTACCCAGAATTACCTTGCGTCATTGCTAGACCCACGATTG TGTGCCCGTCACTCAAGGATCCCATTCCCGGCTGGGTGGACAGTCTCAACGGGCCTGTGGGCGTGATGCTGGGCGCTGGCAAGGGCGTCATCAGAACTATGCTGTGCGACGGCAGCTTGAACGCGCAGGTCATCCCCGTCGATATTGCCATCAATGGCCTCATCGCTATCGTAATGATTGAAGTGATGAAGAAAACAAA atcCGAACACATACCCATTTACAACTTGAATGGTGGGCACCTAAAACCAACCACATGGGGAGAAGTATTAAATATAGGGAAGAAGTATGCCCGGGAATACCCCTTGGCCTGGCCGTTGTGGTACCCCAACGGGGACATTACCACTAACTACTTTCTGCACGAAACAAAACGCATTCTCTTCCATTTGGGCCCGGCGTATCTCATTGATTTTCTTCTTTTAATCACTGGACAGAAACGATT CATGATAAGGATACAAGATAGAATATCCCAAGGGCTGGAAGTGCTGCAATACTTCACCACGCGAGAGTGGTTCTTCCCCTGCCCTAACTATGACGCCATTCATACAAATTTGTCAGACGAAGATAATAAGTTATTCTTAACTTACGTAGACAATATAGACAGGGAAGACTACATGATTAACGCAGTGGAAGGCGGACGCCAATTCTGCCTGAAAGAGGACTTTACGAAAATCAAGTACAATAGAATGTACCATAACTT CTTGTTCGTGTTGGACATCCTACTAAAGATAGTGTTCTGGTGTTTCGTGCTGTCGTTCTTCGCCGCCTGGTTCGAGCCAGTCCGCTACGTGTTCTCGTTGGGCGAGCCGGTGGTGAAACACTTACCTTTCCTGGGCCCATTAGTCAAATCGGACTAA